The Synechocystis sp. PCC 7509 genome includes a window with the following:
- a CDS encoding glycoside hydrolase family 10 protein, whose amino-acid sequence MMLKLHRLKSEFILVIALGFCLVMMLQSGSAQPLKTAKTELRGVWMTNIDSDVLFKREVLTAALQNLKTLNFNTVYPTVWNWGYTLYPSPVAQKVIGRSLDPEPGLKGRDMLKEIVTQGHQQGLDVIPWFEFGFMAPADSSLAKRHPNWLTSRRDGSRVWAEGKHDRVWLNPFHPEVQNFIQSLIVEIVSKYDVDGIQFDDHFGLPSELGYDPYTVNLYKKEHFGKNPPANPQDPQWLRWRADKITTYLQRVFRAVKARKPKVILSMAPNPQRVSYDLFLADWQKWERRGLIEELVLQVYRNDLNVFIKELAYPEVQAAKKHIPVSVGILSGLKDRSVPATQIQTQVTASRERNFAGVSFFFYETLWNLSSEKSSDRQNAFKHIFPDQVKRPNLLAGWKG is encoded by the coding sequence ATGATGTTGAAGTTACACCGATTAAAGTCTGAATTTATTTTAGTAATTGCTTTGGGCTTCTGTTTAGTGATGATGTTGCAAAGCGGCTCTGCGCAGCCGCTAAAAACTGCTAAAACTGAGTTGCGGGGCGTGTGGATGACAAATATTGATAGTGATGTGCTATTCAAACGCGAAGTCTTAACTGCGGCGTTGCAGAACTTAAAAACCCTAAATTTTAACACCGTCTATCCCACCGTTTGGAATTGGGGATATACCTTGTATCCTAGCCCCGTAGCGCAAAAAGTAATCGGGCGAAGTCTCGATCCAGAACCTGGATTAAAAGGGCGAGATATGCTCAAAGAAATCGTCACCCAAGGACACCAGCAAGGGCTAGATGTTATCCCCTGGTTTGAATTTGGCTTTATGGCTCCTGCCGATTCAAGTTTAGCCAAGCGTCATCCCAATTGGCTGACAAGTCGCCGCGATGGTAGCCGCGTTTGGGCGGAAGGTAAACACGATCGCGTCTGGCTCAATCCTTTTCATCCAGAAGTGCAAAACTTTATTCAAAGCTTGATTGTCGAAATTGTTAGTAAATACGATGTGGATGGGATTCAATTTGACGATCACTTTGGTTTGCCTTCGGAGTTAGGCTACGATCCTTACACCGTGAACTTGTACAAAAAAGAGCATTTTGGCAAAAATCCTCCAGCCAATCCTCAAGATCCCCAATGGTTGCGCTGGAGAGCAGACAAAATTACCACCTATTTGCAACGGGTATTTAGAGCTGTCAAAGCCCGCAAGCCTAAAGTCATCCTTTCTATGGCTCCCAACCCCCAGCGCGTGTCTTACGACTTGTTTTTAGCTGATTGGCAGAAGTGGGAACGCCGAGGGTTAATTGAAGAATTAGTTTTGCAAGTATATCGCAACGACCTAAATGTATTTATCAAAGAATTAGCTTATCCAGAAGTGCAAGCGGCTAAAAAACATATCCCTGTCAGCGTAGGGATTCTATCGGGGTTAAAAGATCGCTCCGTACCAGCAACCCAAATCCAAACTCAAGTTACCGCTAGTCGAGAGCGCAACTTTGCCGGGGTATCATTCTTTTTCTACGAAACCCTGTGGAATTTAAGCAGCGAAAAATCGAGCGATCGCCAAAATGCCTTTAAACACATTTTCCCCGACCAAGTAAAAAGACCAAACCTATTAGCGGGCTGGAAGGGATGA
- a CDS encoding CHAT domain-containing protein produces MKKLMKVLALAIALSSLTMPLIAPTQAQTQISPAQELQKLLQQAVEQTEAGQLQPSLDTLQKALVLARRLKDTKTESEILTAIALTKTVIAAVAGSTPTAPPPQTSSLIEQGLQQTKLGEPNKAIATFEQALTLARQSKDKQTEATALLGIGLNYGNIGQSQKALEFYNQALPIFKATKNRGGEATALSNIGEIYRATGKPQKALEVLNVALPIFKEIRSRAQEGSTLNSIGAVYNNIGQPQKALEFYNQALLITREVNNPGQEATILNNLGKVYQETGEPQKALEYYNGALVASRQIGYASQEATTLNNIAGVYLATGQPQQALDALNLALPIVQKIGDRPKLAGTLNNLGEVYKEIGQPQKALEYYNQALPIAKEVGDRSGTGITLNNIAGTYLVTGNPQKALEFYNQALPIFKEIGNRTQEATTINNIGEVYNTIGQPQKALEYYNQALPIVKAAGDSRLEGTVLNNIGGIYTNIGQLQKALDFYNQALPLFKKVGDVAQESTTLNNIGVTYNALGQLEKALTYYNQALPILQKAGDRPVTATTLNNIGEVYRNLKQPQKALEFYNQALPIYKEVGDVSGEAVALNNIGLVYYQSKQQEQALTYYNQALPIVQKIGDTRTEAAIFGNIGTLYRDTNQPIEAIKNLEKAVEITLKIRSGLEKANRQQFLESSNGRGVGLISLLIDQNQGDRAYQWVNVTTTADLADYSRLIDAKVANLEAQKAIEQWNQSNRQLEILRQQLQAKFSIELSSQVDKLQTQVNQQAETIARRFPEVAELFETTPTDIAKLRANIPAGTVIIQPVLLTGVSNVPDTIALFVVTKDKVTVTKQPLDIKAFDALVTQYRQELTDVRFPKRFRATSTKLYDILIRPVEAQIAKATQLSIIATGKLRYIPFETLIDNKTGKYLIEKYPINNLTRLSSRSWQQPLNKKLNLLALGNPSPNDGRNLAGAEAEIKSITPLLPSQTYLKKQATLSNFRNQAPRFSILHLATHGCFQPQGCADLKMSANTLLFSDRTLNIADAALLGLKNTDLVVLSACQTALQTSSNGEEFAGIAYLFERAGARSAIASLWLAKDEETKQLMVEFYKNLKQGKTKGEALRSAKLILITKHPLYWSPFILIGDAH; encoded by the coding sequence GTGAAAAAACTGATGAAAGTATTAGCTTTGGCGATCGCGTTGTCTAGCCTAACTATGCCGTTAATAGCTCCTACCCAAGCACAAACACAAATATCTCCGGCTCAAGAATTACAAAAACTCCTTCAGCAAGCGGTTGAACAAACCGAAGCTGGACAGTTGCAACCGTCGCTCGATACGCTGCAAAAGGCCTTAGTTCTTGCCAGAAGACTAAAAGACACAAAAACCGAATCGGAGATATTAACGGCAATTGCGTTAACAAAAACTGTCATAGCTGCGGTGGCTGGTTCGACTCCCACCGCTCCACCTCCTCAAACTTCATCGCTCATTGAACAAGGTTTGCAGCAAACAAAACTTGGAGAACCGAATAAAGCGATCGCAACTTTTGAACAAGCGTTGACTTTAGCTCGGCAAAGTAAAGACAAACAAACGGAAGCTACAGCACTCCTTGGTATTGGGCTTAATTATGGCAACATCGGACAATCGCAAAAAGCTTTAGAATTTTACAATCAAGCTCTCCCAATTTTTAAAGCAACAAAAAATCGCGGGGGAGAAGCTACAGCTTTAAGCAATATTGGGGAAATTTATCGCGCTACCGGAAAACCCCAAAAAGCTTTAGAAGTTCTGAATGTTGCTTTGCCAATTTTTAAAGAAATTCGCAGTCGCGCCCAAGAAGGCAGCACTTTAAATAGTATTGGTGCAGTTTACAACAATATTGGGCAGCCTCAAAAAGCTTTAGAATTTTATAACCAAGCTTTATTAATCACTAGAGAAGTTAATAATCCTGGTCAAGAAGCAACAATTCTCAATAATCTGGGTAAAGTTTATCAAGAAACAGGCGAACCCCAAAAAGCCTTGGAGTATTACAATGGCGCTTTAGTAGCTAGTAGACAAATCGGTTATGCCAGCCAAGAGGCTACTACTTTAAATAATATTGCGGGAGTGTACTTAGCAACGGGGCAACCTCAGCAAGCATTAGATGCTTTAAACTTAGCTTTACCAATTGTCCAAAAAATCGGCGATCGCCCAAAACTTGCCGGAACTCTAAATAATCTGGGGGAAGTTTACAAGGAAATTGGACAACCCCAAAAAGCCTTAGAGTATTACAACCAAGCTTTACCCATTGCCAAAGAAGTAGGCGACAGATCGGGAACTGGCATTACTCTAAATAATATTGCGGGAACGTACTTAGTAACCGGAAACCCCCAAAAAGCCCTAGAATTTTACAATCAAGCTTTGCCAATATTTAAAGAAATAGGCAACCGCACCCAAGAAGCCACGACTATTAACAATATTGGTGAAGTCTACAACACTATTGGGCAACCACAAAAGGCTTTAGAATACTACAACCAAGCTTTGCCAATAGTTAAAGCCGCCGGGGATTCAAGGCTCGAAGGTACGGTTTTAAATAATATTGGCGGAATCTATACCAATATCGGACAACTCCAAAAAGCCCTAGACTTTTACAACCAAGCACTGCCACTATTCAAAAAAGTTGGCGATGTGGCACAAGAATCTACCACTTTAAATAATATTGGAGTTACTTACAATGCCTTGGGACAGCTAGAAAAAGCCTTAACTTATTACAACCAAGCTTTGCCAATTCTTCAAAAGGCAGGCGATCGCCCGGTGACGGCTACTACCTTAAATAATATTGGGGAAGTCTATCGCAATCTTAAGCAACCTCAAAAAGCTTTAGAATTTTACAACCAAGCTTTGCCGATTTATAAAGAAGTTGGAGATGTTAGCGGCGAAGCTGTCGCTTTAAATAATATTGGTTTAGTTTATTACCAAAGCAAACAGCAAGAGCAGGCGCTAACTTATTACAACCAAGCTTTGCCCATCGTGCAGAAAATCGGCGATACCAGAACTGAAGCAGCGATTTTTGGCAATATTGGTACACTTTATCGAGATACAAATCAACCTATTGAAGCAATTAAAAATCTAGAAAAAGCTGTAGAAATTACTTTAAAAATTCGTAGCGGATTAGAAAAAGCAAACCGCCAACAGTTTTTAGAAAGTAGTAACGGTAGGGGAGTTGGCTTAATTAGCTTACTTATAGACCAAAATCAAGGCGATCGCGCCTACCAATGGGTAAATGTTACTACTACCGCCGATCTTGCCGATTATTCTCGCTTAATTGATGCCAAAGTTGCGAACCTTGAAGCACAAAAAGCTATCGAACAATGGAATCAATCTAACCGCCAGTTAGAAATATTACGCCAACAATTGCAAGCAAAGTTTTCCATTGAACTATCAAGTCAAGTTGATAAACTGCAAACCCAAGTTAATCAACAAGCGGAAACCATCGCCCGTCGTTTTCCTGAAGTCGCTGAACTATTTGAAACCACACCCACTGATATCGCCAAGTTACGGGCAAATATCCCCGCCGGGACAGTAATTATTCAGCCAGTCTTGCTTACAGGAGTTAGTAACGTCCCCGATACAATTGCGCTATTTGTTGTAACTAAAGATAAAGTTACAGTTACAAAGCAACCCCTTGATATCAAAGCTTTTGATGCTTTAGTTACGCAGTATCGTCAAGAACTAACTGACGTTAGATTCCCCAAAAGATTTCGCGCGACAAGTACCAAACTCTACGATATTTTGATCCGTCCCGTAGAAGCTCAAATTGCTAAGGCAACTCAATTAAGTATTATTGCTACGGGAAAACTACGTTATATCCCTTTTGAAACCTTAATAGATAACAAAACGGGTAAGTATTTAATTGAAAAGTATCCCATTAATAATCTCACCCGTCTTTCTAGTCGCTCTTGGCAACAACCGCTAAATAAAAAGTTAAATCTGCTGGCTTTGGGCAATCCTTCCCCTAACGATGGACGTAATCTTGCTGGCGCGGAAGCTGAAATAAAAAGTATTACACCTCTATTGCCAAGTCAAACCTATTTAAAAAAACAAGCTACTTTAAGTAATTTCCGCAACCAAGCTCCCCGTTTTTCTATTCTGCACTTAGCAACTCATGGCTGTTTCCAACCCCAAGGCTGCGCTGACTTAAAAATGTCAGCAAATACTTTATTATTTAGCGATCGCACTCTCAATATTGCCGATGCAGCATTACTTGGACTCAAAAATACTGATTTGGTTGTATTAAGTGCGTGTCAAACCGCCTTGCAAACCTCTTCTAATGGTGAAGAATTTGCCGGAATTGCTTATTTATTTGAACGGGCGGGTGCTAGAAGTGCGATCGCCAGTCTCTGGTTAGCTAAAGATGAAGAAACAAAACAACTCATGGTTGAGTTTTACAAAAATCTCAAACAAGGTAAAACTAAAGGCGAAGCTTTGCGGAGTGCGAAACTCATCCTAATTACCAAGCATCCTTTGTATTGGTCGCCGTTTATCTTAATTGGTGATGCTCACTAA
- a CDS encoding GNAT family N-acetyltransferase: MIVAQTSRLILRQITLDDLDDLAAIYTDPVVMKFFGSTYTYESTKQWLEERVFKFYEQRGWGLWATIYKMNNKLIGRCGLTPQLVDGTEEIEIGYLLAKEYWGMGLATEAACFSRDYGLEKLGANRLISLIDPDNIASQKVALKVGLTYEKNTFMWNKTVRVYAISAKEAIAP; the protein is encoded by the coding sequence ATGATTGTAGCCCAAACATCTCGCTTAATTCTGCGGCAGATAACACTAGACGATCTGGACGACTTGGCAGCAATTTATACAGACCCGGTGGTGATGAAATTTTTTGGTAGCACTTATACTTATGAAAGTACAAAACAGTGGCTAGAAGAAAGAGTTTTTAAGTTTTACGAGCAAAGAGGATGGGGATTGTGGGCGACAATTTATAAAATGAATAATAAGTTAATTGGGCGGTGCGGATTAACACCTCAGCTAGTTGATGGCACTGAAGAAATTGAAATTGGCTATTTGCTAGCAAAAGAATACTGGGGTATGGGTTTAGCCACCGAAGCCGCCTGTTTTAGCCGCGATTATGGCTTGGAAAAATTAGGGGCAAACCGCTTAATATCCCTGATCGATCCAGATAATATAGCATCGCAAAAAGTAGCTTTAAAAGTTGGTTTGACTTACGAAAAAAATACTTTTATGTGGAATAAAACCGTCCGAGTTTATGCAATATCTGCAAAAGAAGCGATCGCGCCTTAG
- a CDS encoding metallophosphoesterase: protein MRFVSDPPISVKIRKMKQRVRWQDKAITERGIDQTKLVLGDRTPDNPNFSFLVVGDSGAGPQGGHNPQRQVALQMLNHKDSSRFVLHTGDVIYLVGSSEYYYKNFIKPYREFIVGGEHPKKIDYDKMVFNKPFLPVLGNHDYYDLPFIYGLMAQTALPLRRLLQSKLDIDIGWHGSHQGKAYAQAFMDYLKDFEDEKELVRHLDRHYTAKTNSGRCLYYEPGNFTRLPNRYYSFQSGGIDFFALDSNTFNSPLPLSKDLAGIEERHKLEQRRDRLEREKLSYIEESTRLSSANSEQLDDLRTKIEQLDELRNDIDKQLAADETTVVDTEQLDWFANNLIASWQNPEVRGRVVYFHHPPYVTEATKWHQAQTIAVRDRFREVLNKVARELGSLKGDRPLVNLVLNGHAHCLEYLRTGNTGHADAHINWIVCGGSGFSLRRQRNEGVELTETPGGKVNARSLLYIGREGQGSQKRRPYSFLRIDVLDGIPPKFVIRPFVVERFQGKWSNSEIEPFIV from the coding sequence ATGAGATTTGTTTCCGATCCACCCATTTCTGTCAAAATTCGCAAGATGAAACAGCGAGTACGGTGGCAAGATAAAGCAATTACTGAGCGGGGTATTGACCAAACTAAACTTGTTTTGGGCGATCGCACTCCTGATAACCCAAACTTCTCATTTTTGGTGGTGGGAGACAGTGGCGCTGGCCCTCAAGGCGGTCACAACCCCCAAAGGCAAGTTGCCTTGCAAATGCTAAATCATAAAGATTCTAGCCGCTTTGTCCTCCATACTGGCGATGTTATCTACCTCGTTGGTTCTAGCGAATACTATTACAAAAACTTTATCAAGCCCTATCGAGAATTTATCGTCGGTGGCGAACATCCTAAAAAAATTGATTACGACAAAATGGTTTTTAATAAGCCGTTTCTTCCCGTTCTTGGCAATCATGACTACTACGATTTGCCGTTTATTTACGGGCTAATGGCTCAAACTGCTTTGCCTTTGCGCCGCTTGCTACAGTCAAAGCTAGATATCGATATTGGTTGGCATGGTTCTCACCAGGGTAAAGCCTACGCTCAAGCGTTTATGGACTATCTTAAGGATTTTGAAGATGAAAAAGAGCTAGTTCGCCATCTCGATCGCCACTATACGGCTAAAACTAACTCCGGGCGATGCCTTTATTACGAACCGGGCAACTTTACTCGTTTACCTAATCGCTATTACAGTTTTCAAAGTGGGGGAATAGACTTTTTTGCCCTCGACTCTAATACTTTTAATTCGCCTTTACCTTTATCTAAAGATTTGGCGGGAATTGAGGAACGCCATAAGTTAGAACAACGGCGCGATCGCCTAGAACGCGAAAAATTATCCTATATTGAGGAGTCTACTCGGCTTAGTTCGGCAAATTCTGAACAATTAGACGATCTGCGTACCAAAATTGAACAGCTAGACGAGTTGCGTAATGATATTGATAAGCAATTAGCCGCCGATGAAACTACTGTAGTTGACACTGAACAATTAGACTGGTTTGCTAATAATTTAATTGCATCGTGGCAGAATCCCGAAGTCCGAGGACGGGTAGTTTACTTTCACCATCCCCCCTACGTTACTGAAGCAACTAAGTGGCATCAAGCACAAACTATTGCTGTACGCGATCGCTTTCGTGAAGTTTTAAATAAAGTTGCAAGGGAGCTTGGCTCTTTAAAGGGCGATCGCCCTTTAGTAAACTTGGTTCTAAACGGTCACGCCCATTGTTTAGAATATCTCCGTACAGGCAATACCGGACACGCTGATGCTCATATTAATTGGATTGTTTGCGGTGGTAGTGGTTTTAGCTTGCGCCGTCAACGTAATGAAGGAGTCGAATTAACCGAAACTCCTGGCGGTAAAGTAAACGCTAGAAGTCTCTTATATATCGGTCGTGAAGGTCAAGGCTCCCAAAAACGCCGCCCTTACTCGTTTTTACGGATCGATGTTCTTGATGGCATTCCGCCCAAATTTGTGATTAGACCCTTTGTGGTCGAGCGTTTTCAAGGAAAATGGAGCAATAGCGAGATTGAGCCATTTATTGTTTAA
- a CDS encoding CsgG/HfaB family protein produces the protein MNIKTCFIGLGLGILTTTGLFFPAPAILSAQSTAEVIIAQAQKPIERKRIAVLDFDFASTSGTGFYYDWLGIGPAKGVSDLLTNALVKDGTYIVLERSKVEEILKEQNFGASGRVDASTAAQIGKILGADAVIIGTITQFNVEQSRSGLNLGGFLGGLGGGKEKNKAIVQVNSRLVSTTTGEILAVAEGEGKADKSGGGIRFRGISGDTSTNNVDSLLSAAAESAIAKMSGELVTANNKLATLPSVVPTVSAIVADITGNLITINKGSESGFRSGMNLSIERVVKQVKDPQTGKVLRSITSPIGRVELIEVSNGYATGKIVSGSGFKVQDVAKPVQ, from the coding sequence GTGAACATCAAAACTTGTTTTATCGGTTTGGGGTTAGGTATCTTAACAACGACAGGTTTATTTTTCCCCGCACCTGCTATCTTGTCTGCGCAATCTACGGCAGAAGTTATCATTGCTCAAGCACAAAAGCCTATAGAACGCAAACGTATTGCGGTATTAGATTTTGATTTTGCCAGCACTAGCGGGACGGGCTTTTATTACGATTGGCTAGGAATAGGGCCAGCGAAGGGTGTAAGTGACTTACTAACTAATGCTCTAGTTAAAGATGGCACTTACATCGTTTTAGAGCGCAGCAAAGTTGAAGAAATACTAAAAGAACAAAATTTTGGCGCTTCAGGGCGGGTAGATGCCTCTACGGCGGCGCAAATTGGCAAAATATTAGGAGCCGACGCTGTCATAATTGGCACAATTACGCAATTTAACGTAGAACAATCGAGATCCGGTCTTAATCTTGGCGGCTTTTTAGGCGGTCTAGGAGGTGGGAAAGAGAAAAATAAAGCGATCGTGCAAGTCAATTCCCGTTTGGTGAGTACGACTACGGGCGAAATTTTAGCCGTTGCGGAAGGAGAGGGTAAAGCCGATAAAAGCGGTGGCGGTATTCGATTTCGTGGTATTAGTGGCGACACAAGTACCAATAATGTAGATAGTTTGTTGAGTGCGGCGGCGGAGTCGGCGATCGCCAAAATGTCTGGCGAACTTGTTACCGCCAATAACAAATTAGCCACCTTACCGTCAGTTGTACCTACCGTCAGCGCTATAGTTGCCGACATTACAGGTAACTTGATTACCATCAATAAAGGTTCAGAGTCGGGCTTTAGAAGCGGGATGAATCTTTCTATTGAGCGGGTAGTCAAACAAGTTAAAGATCCCCAAACAGGTAAAGTGTTGCGCTCGATTACTTCTCCCATCGGCAGAGTAGAATTAATCGAAGTTAGTAACGGTTACGCCACAGGTAAAATAGTTTCTGGATCGGGGTTTAAAGTGCAGGATGTAGCAAAACCCGTACAGTAA
- the bchI gene encoding magnesium chelatase ATPase subunit I, whose protein sequence is MSPTPLARRVVFPFTAIVGQEEMKLALLLNVIDPKIGGVMIMGDRGTGKSTTIRALADLLPEITVVADDPFNSDPKDPDLMSDAIRSQLEQQVELAVAQKKVPMVDLPLGATEDRVCGTIDIEKALSEGVKAFEPGLLAKANRGILYVDEVNLLDDHLVDVLLDSAASGWNTVEREGISIRHPARFVLVGSGNPEEGELRPQLLDRFGMHAEIRTVKEPALRVQIVEQRTEFDQKPQEFLVTYEPQQVTLQQQIVSAQQLLPSVNLDYDLRVKISQVCSELDVDGLRGDIVTNRAAKALAAYEGRTEVTIDDIRKVMTLCLRHRLRKDPLESIDSGYKVEKSFNRVFGLESTTDSQTNGVGQTKTNVR, encoded by the coding sequence GTGAGTCCAACCCCCCTAGCCCGTCGCGTCGTATTTCCTTTTACGGCAATTGTCGGTCAAGAAGAAATGAAACTAGCATTATTATTAAACGTTATCGATCCCAAAATTGGCGGCGTAATGATTATGGGCGATCGCGGTACGGGTAAATCTACCACAATCCGGGCGCTTGCTGATTTACTCCCAGAAATTACGGTAGTTGCTGATGACCCCTTTAATAGCGATCCCAAAGACCCCGATTTGATGAGCGACGCTATCCGCAGCCAGTTAGAGCAACAAGTAGAACTTGCTGTAGCCCAAAAAAAAGTTCCGATGGTAGATTTGCCTTTAGGCGCTACCGAAGACCGAGTTTGTGGCACTATTGACATTGAAAAAGCCCTGTCGGAAGGAGTCAAAGCTTTTGAACCGGGGTTACTTGCTAAAGCTAATCGCGGCATTCTTTATGTTGACGAAGTCAACTTATTAGACGATCACCTTGTAGACGTGCTATTAGACTCGGCTGCAAGCGGCTGGAACACTGTTGAACGAGAAGGAATATCTATTCGTCACCCCGCCCGATTTGTGTTGGTTGGTTCGGGCAATCCTGAAGAAGGAGAATTGCGCCCCCAACTGCTCGATCGCTTTGGAATGCACGCCGAAATCCGTACCGTCAAAGAACCCGCTTTACGAGTGCAAATTGTTGAGCAGCGCACAGAATTTGACCAAAAGCCCCAAGAGTTTTTAGTAACTTACGAGCCTCAGCAAGTAACTTTACAACAACAAATTGTTAGCGCCCAGCAGCTTCTACCTTCGGTAAATCTTGACTACGATTTGCGGGTAAAAATTTCTCAAGTCTGTTCGGAATTAGACGTTGATGGTTTGCGGGGTGATATTGTCACTAACCGCGCTGCTAAAGCTTTGGCGGCTTATGAAGGACGCACCGAGGTGACTATTGACGATATCCGTAAAGTAATGACTTTGTGCTTGCGTCACCGCTTGCGAAAAGACCCTTTAGAGTCTATTGATTCGGGCTACAAGGTAGAAAAATCTTTTAACCGCGTATTTGGATTGGAATCAACAACTGATTCTCAAACAAATGGTGTTGGTCAAACTAAAACCAATGTCCGCTAA